The Salmonella enterica subsp. houtenae serovar Houten genome has a segment encoding these proteins:
- the rimI gene encoding ribosomal-protein-alanine N-acetyltransferase, which translates to MNTISILSTNDLPAAWQIEQRAHAFPWSEKTFFGNQGERYLNFQLTADGRMAAFAITQVVLDEATLFNIAVDPDFQRQGLGRMLLAHLIDALEKRGVVTLWLEVRASNAAAIALYESLGFNEATIRRNYYPTAQGHEDAIIMALPISMS; encoded by the coding sequence ATGAACACGATATCTATCCTCAGCACGAATGATCTCCCCGCCGCCTGGCAGATTGAACAACGCGCTCATGCGTTTCCGTGGAGTGAAAAAACGTTTTTCGGCAACCAGGGCGAACGGTATCTCAACTTTCAACTGACCGCTGATGGCAGAATGGCCGCGTTTGCTATTACACAGGTGGTGCTGGATGAAGCGACGCTGTTCAATATTGCCGTCGATCCGGATTTTCAGCGTCAGGGGCTGGGGCGTATGCTGCTTGCGCATCTGATTGATGCGCTGGAAAAGCGCGGCGTTGTAACGCTATGGCTGGAGGTACGCGCCTCTAACGCTGCCGCCATCGCGCTGTATGAAAGTCTGGGGTTTAACGAGGCGACGATTCGCCGCAATTATTATCCTACGGCACAAGGGCACGAGGATGCCATCATCATGGCGTTACCGATAAGCATGTCATAA
- the holD gene encoding DNA polymerase III subunit psi has product MTSRRDWQLQQLGITQWALRRPGALQGEIAISLPAHVRLIVVAEELPALNEPLMRDVLRALTVSPDQVLPLTPERVAMLPQGSRCNSWRLGTDAPLQLEGAQVTTPAFNELRANPAARAALWQQICEHEHDIYPQHE; this is encoded by the coding sequence ATGACATCCCGACGAGACTGGCAGTTACAGCAACTGGGTATTACGCAGTGGGCGCTGCGACGTCCTGGCGCGCTACAGGGCGAGATTGCGATTTCCCTTCCCGCGCACGTGCGTCTGATTGTGGTCGCAGAGGAGTTACCGGCGCTGAACGAGCCGCTAATGCGCGATGTTTTACGCGCGTTGACCGTGAGTCCCGATCAGGTGTTACCACTGACGCCTGAGCGCGTCGCCATGCTGCCGCAGGGCAGCCGTTGTAATAGCTGGCGGTTAGGAACCGACGCGCCGCTGCAACTCGAAGGCGCCCAGGTCACGACGCCGGCGTTTAATGAACTCCGGGCAAACCCGGCGGCACGCGCCGCACTATGGCAACAAATCTGCGAACATGAACACGATATCTATCCTCAGCACGAATGA
- the rsmC gene encoding Ribosomal RNA small subunit methyl transferase C, which yields MSAFTPASEVLLRHSDDFEQSRILFAGDLQDDLPARFECAASRAHTQQFHHWQVLSRQMGDNVRFSLVAQASDIADCDTLIYYWPKNKPEAQFQLMNILSLMPSGVDVFVVGENRSGVRSAEQMLADYAPLNKVDSARRCGLYHGRLEKQPRFSLESYWAEYSIDGLTIKTLPGVFSRDGLDAGSQLLLSTLTPHTKGKVLDVGCGAGVLSAALASHSPKVRLTLCDVSAPAVEASRATLAANGLDGEVFASNVFSEVKGRFDMIISNPPFHDGMQTSLDAAQTLIRGAVRHLNSGGELRIVANAFLPYPKILDETFGFHDVIAQTGRFKVYRTVMTRQAKKWLA from the coding sequence ATGTCTGCTTTTACCCCGGCAAGTGAAGTCTTGCTGCGCCACAGTGATGATTTCGAACAAAGCCGTATTCTTTTTGCCGGAGATTTGCAGGATGACCTGCCCGCGCGCTTTGAATGCGCCGCCAGCCGCGCGCATACGCAACAGTTTCACCACTGGCAGGTGTTAAGCCGCCAGATGGGCGATAACGTCCGTTTTAGCCTGGTCGCGCAAGCCAGCGATATCGCTGACTGCGATACGCTGATCTACTACTGGCCGAAAAATAAACCCGAAGCGCAGTTCCAGTTGATGAATATTTTGTCGCTAATGCCGTCTGGCGTCGATGTTTTCGTCGTGGGGGAAAACCGCAGCGGCGTGCGTAGCGCCGAACAGATGCTGGCGGACTATGCGCCGCTGAACAAAGTAGATAGCGCGCGACGTTGCGGCCTTTATCATGGGCGTCTGGAAAAGCAGCCGCGTTTCAGTCTCGAATCCTATTGGGCCGAGTATAGCATCGACGGTCTGACCATCAAAACGTTGCCGGGCGTATTCAGCCGCGACGGACTGGATGCCGGGAGCCAACTGCTGCTGTCTACGCTGACGCCGCACACCAAAGGTAAAGTGCTGGATGTCGGCTGCGGCGCTGGCGTGCTTTCCGCCGCGCTGGCCAGCCATTCGCCGAAAGTACGCCTGACGCTGTGTGACGTCAGCGCTCCGGCGGTGGAAGCCAGCCGCGCCACGCTTGCCGCTAATGGTCTTGACGGCGAGGTATTCGCCAGCAACGTCTTTTCGGAAGTCAAAGGACGTTTTGACATGATCATCTCCAACCCGCCGTTCCACGACGGAATGCAAACCAGCCTCGATGCGGCGCAAACGCTTATCCGCGGCGCAGTGCGCCATCTGAACAGCGGCGGCGAGTTACGCATCGTGGCGAACGCCTTTCTGCCCTATCCGAAGATTCTGGATGAGACTTTTGGCTTCCATGACGTCATCGCGCAAACCGGGCGCTTTAAGGTTTATCGTACTGTGATGACCCGTCAGGCGAAGAAATGGTTGGCCTGA
- a CDS encoding Putative inner membrane protein, translated as MLQRTLGSGWGVLLPGVIIVGLAFTGLSAYVLKLLIVSGLLLSALMLYHKQLRHFVLLPSCMALIGGMMLAMMNWSQG; from the coding sequence ATGTTGCAGCGGACGTTAGGCAGCGGATGGGGCGTATTATTGCCTGGAGTTATTATCGTTGGACTGGCGTTTACCGGCCTGTCAGCTTATGTGCTGAAGCTGTTGATTGTATCAGGATTGCTACTGTCTGCGCTGATGTTGTATCACAAACAATTACGGCATTTTGTACTGCTGCCATCGTGTATGGCGCTTATTGGCGGCATGATGTTGGCAATGATGAACTGGAGTCAGGGGTGA
- the ycdT_2 gene encoding diguanylate cyclase → MTTPSWRSLRVKKYQLSLRLFLFLNAVSALFTLVFPLYQINVFCTPMIGILLLSVLLLIWHGKYGQKRINLPLISILFGGLWAVHIALKYPALGHYDFSFLLISLLSVLFIGSIAFAANIVAFTLHSLPSVAVCLWLNGNEQGLRILYLLALPMVGIAIQHVIQKRYDNFAQQLMFKLLAERETLNGLSMLDPLTGLYNRRGLQNRLDTLQALGSHEHYVLLLDIDHFKAYNDHYGHMMGDQALIRVSAAIRDAVRSRDVVCRFGGEEFLVLLTAAEPQQARVTAERIRQEVYDLKIPHMFNESVATNVTVSIGIAPLTDRNIGDAIEKADKALYEAKHLGRNHILVSDDVRAI, encoded by the coding sequence ATGACAACACCATCCTGGCGATCGCTTCGTGTTAAGAAGTATCAGCTTTCTTTACGCCTTTTCTTGTTTCTCAACGCCGTATCGGCGCTGTTTACTCTCGTTTTCCCCCTTTATCAGATCAATGTATTTTGCACGCCAATGATCGGGATATTGCTCCTGAGCGTATTACTGTTGATATGGCATGGGAAATATGGACAAAAAAGAATTAATCTCCCCTTAATCTCCATACTCTTTGGGGGATTATGGGCGGTACATATTGCACTAAAGTATCCGGCGTTAGGCCATTATGATTTTTCTTTTTTACTGATTTCCCTGCTTAGCGTTCTGTTTATCGGCTCGATAGCCTTTGCCGCGAATATCGTCGCGTTTACGCTCCATTCGCTACCGTCAGTCGCGGTCTGCCTGTGGCTGAACGGTAATGAACAAGGTTTGCGAATCCTCTATTTGCTGGCCCTGCCAATGGTGGGAATCGCTATTCAGCATGTTATCCAGAAACGCTACGATAATTTTGCCCAGCAGCTCATGTTTAAGCTGCTGGCCGAGCGGGAAACCCTCAACGGCCTGAGTATGCTTGATCCATTAACCGGCTTGTATAACCGCCGTGGCCTGCAAAATCGGCTGGATACGTTACAGGCGCTGGGCAGCCATGAACACTACGTCCTGCTATTGGATATCGATCATTTCAAAGCGTATAACGATCACTACGGTCATATGATGGGCGATCAGGCGTTAATTCGCGTCTCAGCGGCAATTCGGGACGCCGTGCGATCGCGCGATGTCGTCTGCCGTTTTGGCGGTGAAGAATTTCTGGTGTTGCTGACCGCCGCCGAACCACAGCAGGCCCGCGTTACCGCAGAACGTATCCGACAGGAAGTATACGATCTTAAAATCCCGCATATGTTTAACGAAAGCGTCGCCACCAATGTTACCGTCAGTATCGGCATTGCGCCGCTGACGGATCGCAATATCGGAGACGCTATCGAAAAAGCGGATAAAGCGCTCTACGAAGCCAAACATCTTGGACGTAACCACATTCTGGTCAGCGACGACGTGCGCGCCATATGA
- the fhuF gene encoding Ferric reductase, with product MAYRSAPIADDIIWRAALRPEDASLAEAVRETIASTREHLLDFIRLDETPPPTAMTLAQWTRPATFRSLLAVYSDHIYRHTPGLPREDKPLLSLWAQWYIGLMAPPLMLALLTQARAINVSAEHIHVEFHETGRAACFWLDVHQDNLTTGRAPEERMETLVVSALQPVVQALEATGDINAKLIWSNTGYLINWYLTEMKPLLGEALLATLRQRCFFEKQLSDGQDNPLWRTVVMRDGLLVRRTCCQRYRLPDVQQCGDCTLK from the coding sequence ATGGCCTACCGTTCCGCACCGATTGCTGACGATATTATCTGGCGAGCTGCTCTCCGGCCGGAAGACGCTTCACTGGCGGAAGCAGTACGCGAGACGATCGCCTCTACCCGTGAGCACCTGTTGGACTTCATCCGGCTGGATGAAACGCCGCCGCCAACGGCGATGACTCTTGCCCAGTGGACGCGCCCCGCGACGTTCCGTTCATTGCTGGCCGTCTATTCCGATCACATCTATCGGCACACGCCAGGCCTGCCACGTGAAGATAAGCCGTTACTCTCCCTGTGGGCGCAATGGTATATCGGGCTGATGGCGCCGCCGTTGATGCTGGCATTACTGACGCAAGCGCGCGCTATCAATGTCTCCGCGGAACATATTCACGTTGAATTTCATGAAACCGGGCGCGCCGCGTGTTTCTGGCTTGATGTGCATCAGGATAACCTGACAACGGGTCGTGCTCCGGAAGAACGAATGGAAACGCTGGTAGTCTCCGCCCTGCAGCCGGTCGTTCAGGCGCTGGAGGCCACTGGCGACATCAACGCGAAACTGATCTGGAGCAATACCGGTTATTTAATCAACTGGTATCTGACTGAGATGAAGCCGCTGCTTGGCGAAGCCCTGCTGGCAACGCTACGCCAGCGCTGTTTTTTTGAAAAGCAGCTATCTGACGGTCAGGATAACCCGCTGTGGCGGACCGTCGTAATGCGCGACGGTCTTCTGGTACGCAGAACCTGCTGCCAACGTTACCGCTTACCTGACGTACAGCAGTGCGGCGACTGCACGCTAAAGTAA
- a CDS encoding tRNA proofreading protein, with protein MSLQSVRQFLADHAPDIEIIELNQSTATVELAAKAHNVEPGQIAKTLSLKVKDTIILVVAKGDARLDNKKLKTTFGAKARMLSSDEVVNATGHPVGGVCPFGLEHPLPVYCDISLKGYNEVLPAAGATHSAVRITPERMAELTSATWVDVCQ; from the coding sequence ATGAGTCTGCAATCTGTACGGCAATTTCTGGCCGATCATGCTCCCGATATTGAAATTATCGAATTAAATCAAAGTACAGCGACTGTCGAGCTGGCAGCCAAAGCGCACAACGTAGAGCCAGGACAGATAGCTAAGACGCTCTCGCTTAAGGTAAAAGACACCATTATTTTGGTGGTCGCTAAAGGCGATGCCCGCCTGGATAATAAGAAGCTTAAAACCACGTTCGGCGCAAAAGCCCGTATGTTGAGCAGCGATGAAGTGGTCAATGCAACCGGACATCCTGTCGGCGGCGTCTGCCCCTTCGGGCTGGAGCACCCGCTGCCCGTTTATTGCGACATCTCTCTGAAGGGGTATAACGAAGTATTGCCTGCCGCAGGCGCCACGCACAGTGCGGTACGCATCACACCGGAAAGAATGGCTGAACTGACATCGGCGACTTGGGTAGACGTGTGCCAATAA
- the bglJ gene encoding DNA-binding transcriptional activator BglJ encodes MENRISKRNVALVEKCVMSNIGIKGLFDAMPDCRHTLHIFSNPSAFYKAAPKTPFSVVIFSLSALRTERRTGLACLTELAVNYPHMRRLVIADDDVEARLISALSPLPLDGVISKASPLDVLQDALFTSLNGARRATERTGNLWELHQNCMLSPTEREILRFMSNGYSMPQIAVQLERNIKTIRAHKFNVMSKLGVSSDAGLLDAADILLYLRAGDATALQHRV; translated from the coding sequence ATGGAAAACAGAATCAGTAAGAGAAATGTTGCGCTCGTAGAAAAATGCGTGATGAGCAACATTGGTATTAAAGGGTTATTTGATGCAATGCCGGATTGTCGACATACGCTTCATATTTTTTCAAACCCGTCCGCATTTTATAAGGCTGCGCCAAAGACGCCGTTTTCTGTCGTTATTTTTTCTCTCTCTGCGTTAAGAACTGAACGCCGGACAGGATTAGCTTGCCTGACGGAGCTGGCGGTAAATTATCCCCATATGCGGCGTCTGGTGATTGCTGATGATGATGTTGAAGCCCGCTTAATCAGCGCGCTATCCCCCCTACCGCTGGATGGGGTCATCAGCAAAGCGTCGCCGTTAGACGTTTTACAGGATGCCTTATTCACATCGCTGAATGGCGCCCGTCGGGCGACGGAGCGCACAGGTAATCTTTGGGAGCTTCACCAGAATTGTATGCTTAGTCCAACCGAGCGGGAGATTCTGCGTTTTATGTCGAACGGCTACTCAATGCCGCAAATTGCCGTCCAGTTAGAACGTAACATTAAGACTATCCGGGCGCATAAGTTTAATGTGATGTCCAAGCTGGGCGTGAGTTCTGATGCCGGGTTACTCGATGCGGCGGATATTCTGTTATATCTGCGCGCCGGAGATGCTACCGCGCTCCAGCATCGGGTATAG
- the yjjQ gene encoding regulatory protein, translating into MLPGCCKNGLIISKTPLIQEGLKGVITGNFPDYRLAYCRTIEELTLLQLRRSDLIIADLAVNNASPRTICEYFYSLLSQYRDIHWVFLVPESCYIYAVDFLMAPISTLLSDEEPVENLISVIHGGNAQSERISKTLLSPQVSSEIPEPGDRPIVLTLSERKVLRLLGKGWGINQIAALLKKSNKTISAQKNSAMRRLSIHSNAEMYAWINSSQGAKELNLPSVYGETMEWKTESVREMLRS; encoded by the coding sequence ATGCTGCCAGGATGCTGCAAAAATGGACTTATTATCAGTAAAACGCCCCTTATACAGGAAGGTCTTAAAGGGGTTATAACAGGTAATTTTCCCGATTATAGACTGGCGTATTGTCGAACGATAGAGGAACTGACACTGCTACAGTTACGTCGAAGCGATTTGATTATCGCTGATTTGGCGGTTAACAATGCCTCCCCCCGTACTATCTGCGAATATTTTTATAGCTTACTATCACAATATCGTGACATACATTGGGTGTTTCTGGTGCCTGAATCCTGTTACATATATGCAGTTGATTTCCTGATGGCTCCCATCAGCACACTGCTTTCAGACGAAGAGCCTGTCGAGAATCTTATTAGCGTTATCCATGGGGGAAACGCACAATCAGAAAGAATAAGCAAAACGTTATTATCGCCTCAAGTATCATCTGAAATTCCGGAGCCCGGCGACAGGCCGATAGTCCTTACGCTGTCTGAACGAAAAGTATTACGCCTTTTAGGAAAAGGGTGGGGTATTAACCAAATTGCGGCACTACTTAAAAAAAGTAATAAAACAATTAGCGCTCAAAAAAATAGCGCTATGCGACGCTTATCAATACACAGTAATGCAGAGATGTATGCATGGATCAATAGTTCTCAGGGAGCCAAAGAATTGAATCTACCTTCGGTATATGGAGAAACCATGGAATGGAAAACAGAATCAGTAAGAGAAATGTTGCGCTCGTAG
- the yjjP gene encoding membrane protein, translating into MPEEQSIQRAVTRLCIQCGLFLLQHGAESALVDELSTRLGLALGMDSVESAISSNAIVLTTIKDGQCLTSTRKNQDRGINMHVVTEVQHIVILAEHHLLDDKGVEKRFSQLRPLRYPRWLVAFMVGLSCACFCKLNNGGWDGAVITFFASMIAMYIRQMLAQRHLHPQINFCITAFIATTISGLMLTLPAFSQTPTIAMAASVLLLVPGFPLINAVADMFKGHINTGLARWAIASLLTLATCVGVVMSMTVWGLRGWV; encoded by the coding sequence ATGCCAGAAGAACAGTCAATTCAGCGAGCGGTAACACGATTATGTATTCAATGCGGACTTTTTTTATTGCAACACGGGGCGGAAAGCGCGCTGGTTGATGAGCTTTCCACCCGTCTTGGTTTAGCGCTTGGTATGGATAGCGTCGAAAGCGCGATCTCCTCTAACGCCATTGTACTGACGACCATCAAAGACGGACAATGCCTGACATCGACACGTAAAAACCAGGATCGCGGCATTAATATGCACGTCGTCACGGAGGTTCAGCATATCGTCATCCTCGCGGAACATCACCTGCTGGATGACAAAGGCGTGGAAAAACGCTTTAGCCAGCTCCGGCCGCTGCGTTATCCGCGCTGGCTGGTGGCGTTTATGGTTGGACTCTCCTGCGCCTGCTTTTGTAAGTTGAATAATGGCGGCTGGGATGGCGCGGTTATCACCTTTTTCGCCAGTATGATAGCGATGTATATTCGTCAGATGCTGGCGCAACGGCATTTACATCCGCAGATCAATTTTTGCATCACCGCCTTTATCGCCACCACGATTTCCGGGCTGATGCTCACCCTTCCCGCCTTTAGCCAGACGCCCACTATCGCCATGGCGGCGAGCGTACTGCTACTGGTGCCGGGCTTTCCACTGATTAACGCGGTCGCCGATATGTTTAAAGGGCATATTAATACCGGGTTGGCCCGCTGGGCTATCGCCAGCCTGCTGACGCTGGCCACCTGTGTGGGCGTGGTGATGTCGATGACAGTATGGGGGCTACGAGGATGGGTATAA
- the yjjB gene encoding putative inner membrane protein — protein MGIINFLLALMQDMILSAIPAVGFAMVFNVPHRALPWCALLGALGHGSRMLMMSAGFNIEWSTFMASLLVGSIGIQWSRWYLAHPKVFTVAAVIPMFPGISAYTAMISAVKISHLGYSEPMMITLLTNFLKASSIVGALSIGLSVPGLWLYRKRPRV, from the coding sequence ATGGGTATAATTAACTTTTTACTGGCGCTCATGCAGGACATGATCCTGTCTGCGATCCCCGCCGTCGGGTTTGCGATGGTCTTTAATGTTCCCCACCGGGCGCTTCCATGGTGCGCGCTACTGGGGGCGCTGGGTCATGGTTCGCGTATGCTGATGATGAGCGCTGGCTTTAATATCGAATGGTCGACGTTTATGGCTTCACTGCTGGTCGGCAGTATTGGTATTCAGTGGTCACGCTGGTATCTCGCTCACCCTAAAGTGTTTACCGTCGCGGCCGTGATCCCGATGTTTCCGGGGATTTCCGCCTATACCGCGATGATTTCCGCAGTAAAAATTAGTCATCTGGGCTATAGCGAACCGATGATGATTACGCTGCTGACCAATTTTCTGAAAGCCTCTTCCATCGTGGGCGCGCTCTCAATTGGGCTCTCTGTACCTGGATTATGGCTGTACCGCAAACGGCCCCGCGTATAA
- the dnaT_2 gene encoding Primosomal protein 1 Primosomal protein I: MSSRILTSDVIGIDALLHDHHAVLAKSTGGAVAVFANNAPAFYAVTPARMAELLALEEKLSRPGSDVALDAQFYEEPEAAPVAIPCGKFAMYPAWQPDADFQRQAALWGVALREPVTAEELAAFIAYWQAEGKVFHHIQWQQKLARSVQISRSGNGGMPQRDINSVSEPDNHIPPGFRG; the protein is encoded by the coding sequence ATGTCTTCCAGAATTTTAACGTCGGACGTCATCGGTATTGACGCCCTTTTACACGATCATCATGCTGTGCTGGCGAAGTCAACGGGCGGCGCAGTGGCGGTATTCGCTAATAATGCGCCTGCGTTTTATGCCGTGACGCCTGCACGCATGGCTGAACTGCTGGCGCTTGAAGAAAAGTTATCACGTCCGGGAAGCGATGTGGCGTTAGACGCGCAATTTTACGAAGAACCCGAAGCCGCCCCCGTTGCGATTCCCTGCGGAAAATTCGCCATGTATCCCGCCTGGCAACCGGATGCGGATTTTCAGCGTCAGGCCGCCCTGTGGGGCGTGGCGCTCCGGGAGCCTGTCACCGCAGAAGAGCTGGCGGCGTTTATCGCCTACTGGCAGGCGGAAGGTAAGGTTTTTCACCATATCCAGTGGCAGCAAAAGCTGGCGCGCAGCGTGCAAATCAGCCGTTCTGGCAATGGCGGAATGCCGCAGCGCGACATCAATAGCGTCAGCGAACCTGACAATCATATTCCACCAGGTTTTAGGGGGTAA